The sequence TTTTCATGGCTGCCTGCGCCCTGATGAACCCGCTCTGCCTCAAACTCTCGCCCCTTGCCCTGATACTGGCCGCCTCCTACAGTTTCTGCAAACGGTTTACCCACTGGTGCCACTTCGTGCTCGGTTCGGTACTGGGGTTGGCTCCGCTGGCAGGCTGGATTTGCGTGGACCCGGTCATCACCCTGCCCGCGATGCTGCTGCTTTGCGGCGTGACCCTGTGGGTGGCCGGATTCGATCTTTTGTATGCCTGTCAGGATGCGGATTTCGACCGCGAACGGGGGCTTTTCTCCATCCCGGCCCGGATGGGCATTCCGGCCGCGCTCGGCATCTCCTCCATGAGCCATGCCATTGCAGCGGTATTTTTCCTGACGGCAGGATGGGCCGCCGGACTGGGCGCGGTCTATTTTTTGGTGGCGACACTGGTGGGCGTGGTCCTCATGGCCGAGCATCTCCTGGTCAAGGCGGACGACATGAGCCGTGTCAACGTGGCGTTCTTCACCATGAACGGCGTCATTGCCGTGGCCCTGTTCGTGGGTGTGGTGGTTGATTTGGCCGTACAGGGCTGATGGCATTTCAGCAGAGGGTGTTCAGCATGGATCAGCAACTGGGACCGGTCATGCGGAAACTGTCCGAGTTTCTTCTGTTTCTGGAGGATTGGCTCCATACGAACGTATTGACATGGCAAATGGCGGCCCAATGGCTCTCGGTGCTGGTGGCCCTGTTGTTGACCCTGGGCGTGTGGCGGCTCATTCGTCCGCGCATGACCCGCTGGGTCGAGACGTATGTTCAGAGCCTGCTGGTCAAGGGACTGCTCTCCGGCATCATACACGTGGGCGGTTTTGTGCTGTTCATCATGTTGGCTCAGACCGGGGCAGTTGCGTTTGAGTTTGCAGACATCAACCCGTGGGTCCTGGACGCAGTCAGCCAGTTGACCGCAGCGGGCATCGGCATCCGGCTGCTGGTCCTTGCCATGCCCAACAAGATGTTGGCCAGGGGTACGGCAACCGTGATCTGGGTGTTCGTCGGGCTGAACGTCCTCGGCCTGTTCGCGCCTTTTGCCCTGTTCCTCGAAAAGATGTCGTTCACCATGGGCGAGACCCAATTCACGGCCCTTGGCGCCCTCAAGGGCATGGTCTTGGCCATCGTGTTCCTGCAGGCGGCGGTCATCCTCTCCCGGTTCGCCACCAATCGCATCGACGCCATGGGTGACGTTTCGCCCTCGGTTCAGGCACTGCTCTCCAAGACCATCAAGGTGGTCCTGTTCACGGTGGCCATCCTCCTGGCCATGTCCAGCGTGGGCATAGACCTGACCAGTCTGGCCATTTTTTCCAGTGCGCTCGGCGTGGGCATCGGCTTTGGGCTGCAGACCATCATTTCCAATTACGTGGCCGGGGTCATCCTGCTCATGGACCGGTCCATCAAGCCCGGCGACACCATCGAGGTGGCCGGTGTGTTCGGCGTGGTGCGCAATGTCTTTGGCCGCTATGTGTCGGTTCTGACCCGCGACGGCAAGGAATATCTCATCCCGAACGAGCAGTTCGTGACCAGTGAGGTCATCAACTGGACCTATTCGGATACCAATATCAGGCTCAAGATTCCGGTGGGTATTTCCTACGGTTCGGACGTGGACAAGGCCATGCATCTCATGGAGGAGTCCGTCAGGGGATTGCGGCGGATTCTGACCTCTCCCAAGCCCCAGGCCATGCTCATCGAGTTCGGGGACAGCTCAGTCAACCTGGAACTGCGGGCCTGGATAGCGGATGCCAATCAGGGCGTGACCAACATCAAGAGCGAGGTGTTGATCCGTATCTGGAATCTGTTCCACGAGCACGGCATAGAGTTTCCGTTCCCGCAGCGCGATGTGCTGATCAAGCCCGGTTCGGCCTTGTCCTTGACCATGGACAAGGGGGAAAATGATGACTGACAAGCCCTTGATCCGCACCATGATCCGCAATGACGTTGATTTCGCCGTCCGGCTGGCGGCCGTGGAGGGCAGGATTTCCGGCCTGTCAGATGCCGGGCGAGATATACTTTCTCGATGTCATCGAGCCCAGCCGGGCTGCCATGGCGTTGGCTGAAAAGTACGTTCTTGAACAGGTTTTTGTCATGGTCCGTATTACAACCGGGCCCGAACCCGACATGGACAAGGGCAAGCTTTTCGGCGTCACCTCTTTCGAATTGGGGTAAATCATGCGTGTATTGACCATCGTTGTCGTTGTCGTCGCCCTGCTGATGCTGTGGGACGTGTCGTGGTGGTTCGGTTTTGGAGTGTCGCCGCTCAGTCCCTATACCCTCAAGATGGAAGTCAACCGGAAGGACGCGCCCGTCATCATTGATGTCCGCACCCCGGCGGAATTCGAACTTTTTCATATCCCCGGTGCGATCAACGTGCCGTATCCGGCTTCATTGGCTGAATTGGCCCTGGCCGCGCCTGACCCGAGCCGCCCGGCGGTGGTGGTGTGCATGACCGGCCACCGTTCGCCCCCGGTGGTCCGTCAGATGCAGCAGGGTGGCTACACCAACGTGCACAACCTGACCTGGGGCATGGTCGCCTGGAAGCTTTTCGGCGGCGATACCGTGTCCGGCCGATGATTGAGGGACTGAGCCACATAACCCTGATTGTGCGCGACCTGACGCGCATGACCTCTTTTCTGACCACCATATTCGACGCCGAGCAGGTCTATGACAGCGGCGATTCGACCCACTCCCTGTCCCGAGAACGTTTTTTCCTCATAGGCGGAATATGGCTGGCGATCATGGAGGGGGAACCGCTGCCGGAACAGACCTACAACCATGTGGCCTTCAAAATCCCTGACAGTGATTACGAGAAGTACGAGCAGCGCATCCGGGCCACGGGCGCGGAGGTGCGCGCCAGCCGGTCGAGGACCGCGGGCGAAGGGCGGTCGCTTTATTTTCACGATGACGACAACCACCTCTTCGAACTGCACACCGGCACCCTTGAAGAGAGGCTGAAAGCGTATTCCCGCTTGCCCTGAACCCCAGCCCGTCCCCTGATCAAATTTAGCTTGACACTCAAGCTAAATTGAAACTAGATAGTTTGAGTTTCAAACAATACTACTTTCAAACAAGTTGAGCGGACAATGACATTCGATTCGATATTCTGGGTTGCGCTGCAAAGCAGCATGATTCTCGGACTGGTGCACGGCATCAACCCCTGCGGCCATTCCTGGCTGGTTCTGGCACCGTTTGTCTACGGCGAAAAACGCGGCAGACGGGTGTTCTCCCTGACCCTGGCCTTTGCCTCGGGCACCACCCTGGCCTGCCTGCTCATCGGCCTGACCCTGGGGTCCATATCCCTGACCATCCCGGCCTCGTTCACCTGGTATGTGGACGTGATCACCTTCACGCTGCTGCTCGTGCTGGGGCTTATCCTTATCGTGAAGCCGTCCCTGCTTCACAGTCACGATCATGACCATGACCACGCCCATGAGCACGGCCATGGCCCTCATGACCACGCCCACGAGCACGATCATCACGATCATCATCATGACCACGCCCACGGGCATGACCACGGTTGTGCTTGTCACGGCCCGGCGACCCGGTCCATCACTATCTGGGGACTCTTCTCCATCGGTTTCATGAACATGATCGTGCCCTGTCCGACCGTGGCCCTCATGTATACCTATGCCCTGGATTCCGGCAGTGTTCTCAAGGGAACGGCGGTCTTCGGGGTCTATGCGGCGGGCACGGCCGTGGCGCTGGGCGGGGTCATCTACGCCATCTACAAGGCAACCAGCCTGGTGCGTACCCTGGAGCAGGACTGGGTCGAGCCGCTGGTCATGCGCACGGCGGGAGTCATGACCATCGCCTTCGGCATGTACAGCCTGTATACATCGGTCTAGCAAGGAGCAGCGCATGGTCAAAAAGATCAATCACGCCATTGTCGAATTCTTCGAAAAGCTGTCGTCCTGGGAGCACGACGTGGTCCGGGAACAGGGCATGACCCTGCCCCAGATGCACACCCTGGAAGTGCTCGGCATCCACGGATCCCTGCGCATGAAGGAATTGGCCGAATTCATGGGCATCACCACCGGCACCCTGACCGTGCTGGTGGACCGGCTCGAAGACAAGGCCTA is a genomic window of Pseudodesulfovibrio sp. S3 containing:
- a CDS encoding MarR family transcriptional regulator encodes the protein MVKKINHAIVEFFEKLSSWEHDVVREQGMTLPQMHTLEVLGIHGSLRMKELAEFMGITTGTLTVLVDRLEDKAYVRRVPHDTDRRSINVELTDTGRALFKEHDRLHQRLTEDLVAACSPEDREALLRCLICMNKQF
- a CDS encoding mechanosensitive ion channel domain-containing protein; translated protein: MDQQLGPVMRKLSEFLLFLEDWLHTNVLTWQMAAQWLSVLVALLLTLGVWRLIRPRMTRWVETYVQSLLVKGLLSGIIHVGGFVLFIMLAQTGAVAFEFADINPWVLDAVSQLTAAGIGIRLLVLAMPNKMLARGTATVIWVFVGLNVLGLFAPFALFLEKMSFTMGETQFTALGALKGMVLAIVFLQAAVILSRFATNRIDAMGDVSPSVQALLSKTIKVVLFTVAILLAMSSVGIDLTSLAIFSSALGVGIGFGLQTIISNYVAGVILLMDRSIKPGDTIEVAGVFGVVRNVFGRYVSVLTRDGKEYLIPNEQFVTSEVINWTYSDTNIRLKIPVGISYGSDVDKAMHLMEESVRGLRRILTSPKPQAMLIEFGDSSVNLELRAWIADANQGVTNIKSEVLIRIWNLFHEHGIEFPFPQRDVLIKPGSALSLTMDKGENDD
- a CDS encoding 4-hydroxybenzoate octaprenyltransferase, producing the protein MSIGKDLATVCRMIKIEHSIFALPFAFMGAFLAADGWPGLYNLVVLTVAMVAVRSFAMAFNRYADLDIDRENPRTRKRELVTGELSTRFTLVFIAGMAVVFMAACALMNPLCLKLSPLALILAASYSFCKRFTHWCHFVLGSVLGLAPLAGWICVDPVITLPAMLLLCGVTLWVAGFDLLYACQDADFDRERGLFSIPARMGIPAALGISSMSHAIAAVFFLTAGWAAGLGAVYFLVATLVGVVLMAEHLLVKADDMSRVNVAFFTMNGVIAVALFVGVVVDLAVQG
- a CDS encoding rhodanese-like domain-containing protein translates to MRVLTIVVVVVALLMLWDVSWWFGFGVSPLSPYTLKMEVNRKDAPVIIDVRTPAEFELFHIPGAINVPYPASLAELALAAPDPSRPAVVVCMTGHRSPPVVRQMQQGGYTNVHNLTWGMVAWKLFGGDTVSGR
- the fosX gene encoding FosX/FosE/FosI family fosfomycin resistance hydrolase; amino-acid sequence: MIEGLSHITLIVRDLTRMTSFLTTIFDAEQVYDSGDSTHSLSRERFFLIGGIWLAIMEGEPLPEQTYNHVAFKIPDSDYEKYEQRIRATGAEVRASRSRTAGEGRSLYFHDDDNHLFELHTGTLEERLKAYSRLP
- a CDS encoding sulfite exporter TauE/SafE family protein — translated: MTFDSIFWVALQSSMILGLVHGINPCGHSWLVLAPFVYGEKRGRRVFSLTLAFASGTTLACLLIGLTLGSISLTIPASFTWYVDVITFTLLLVLGLILIVKPSLLHSHDHDHDHAHEHGHGPHDHAHEHDHHDHHHDHAHGHDHGCACHGPATRSITIWGLFSIGFMNMIVPCPTVALMYTYALDSGSVLKGTAVFGVYAAGTAVALGGVIYAIYKATSLVRTLEQDWVEPLVMRTAGVMTIAFGMYSLYTSV